From a region of the Coffea arabica cultivar ET-39 chromosome 3e, Coffea Arabica ET-39 HiFi, whole genome shotgun sequence genome:
- the LOC113737627 gene encoding L-type lectin-domain containing receptor kinase IV.1-like, translating to MSFRLLTVILAYFLVHTPAAGAAAFDDVGFIYQGFHSSNLSLDGVAKITSNGLLWITNTTNLQTGHAFYPNPIKFKSTSNSSAFSFSTQFVFAMVTGLPGIPGEGIAFVIAPTRGLAEGASTRFLGLFDASTDGNRTNHLFAVELDTIQNPDFDDINDNHVGIDINSMRSKVSQPASYRANNKNSFDNLTLASGQPMQLWVEYDGMDRRIDVTLSPIAAAKPHTPLLSLRYDLSPILRQTMYVGFSAATSPINSGIGNLVLGWSFKMNGDAQALDLSRLPKLPRLGPKKVSKFFTVGLPLLSILLLSIVAFGVAYYLRRKWKFAEVLEEWELAYGPHRFKYKDLYIATKGFTQKQLLGEGGFGQVYKGVLPTNMVEVAVKKVSHRARQGMRAFIAEIVSIGRLRHRNLVPLLGYCRRKGELLLVYEFMSNGSLDKFLYNQPNCALNWSQRFRVIKGVALGLLYLHEEWEQVVIHRDVKASNVLLDDELNGRLGDFGLARLYDHGTLPQSTHVAGSIGYLAPEHNRTGMATTSTDVYAFGAFLLEVACGRRPIEPRAEPADNIILVDWVFSCWKAGCVLQAVDHNLGNEYVKEEAELVLKLGLLCSHSEPKIRPSMRQVLLYLEGSVALPDLSSLAMGVSAVGIGFTHPDFEDITSSFATSRDRCYSHSVADSLLSGGR from the coding sequence ATGTCATTCAGACTTCTAACAGTAATCTTAGCCTATTTTCTAGTTCACACCCCTGCTGCTGGTGCAGCAGCTTTTGACGATGTTGGGTTCATCTATCAAGGATTTCACTCATCAAATCTTAGCCTGGATGGAGTAGCCAAAATCACCAGCAATGGCCTTCTATGGATAACCAACACCACCAACTTACAGACGGGACATGCCTTCTATCCTAATCCCATCAAATTCAAGAGCACATCTAATAGTTCAGCTTTCTCCTTTTCCACCCAATTTGTGTTTGCTATGGTAACTGGGCTCCCAGGCATTCCAGGTGAGGGAATAGCTTTTGTGATTGCGCCAACAAGAGGCCTTGCAGAAGGGGCTTCCACACGTTTCCTCGGCCTCTTCGACGCAAGTACAGATGGCAATAGAACAAATCACCTTTTTGCCGTGGAGCTTGACACTATCCAAAACCCAGATTTTGACGATATCAATGACAACCATGTTGGTATTGACATTAACTCTATGAGGTCCAAGGTATCCCAGCCAGCAAGTTACCGGGCTAATAACAAGAATTCATTTGATAACTTAACTCTTGCCAGCGGTCAACCGATGCAACTTTGGGTGGAATACGATGGGATGGATAGGAGAATCGATGTtacattatctccaatagcggCTGCTAAACCACATACTCCTCTTTTGTCTCTGAGATATGATCTTTCACCAATTTTACGGCAAACCATGTATGTTGGCTTTTCTGCAGCCACTAGTCCAATCAACAGCGGGATAGGTAATCTTGTACTGGGATGGAGCTTCAAGATGAATGGTGATGCGCAAGCGCTTGATCTCTCTCGGCTCCCCAAGCTTCCTCGGTTGGGACCTAAGAAAGTTTCTAAATTTTTCACCGTGGGATTGCCCCTGCTTTCCATACTTTTGCTGTCGATTGTAGCTTTTGGGGTAGCTTATTATTTAAGGAGGAAGTGGAAGTTTGCAGAAGTGCTGGAAGAATGGGAACTTGCCTATGGGCCTCACAGGTTCAAGTACAAAGATTTATACATTGCCACCAAGGGGTTTACACAAAAACAGCTGTTAGGGGAAGGCGGATTTGGCCAGGTCTACAAAGGCGTGTTGCCGACAAACATGGTTGAGGTTGCTGTCAAGAAGGTCTCTCATCGAGCAAGACAGGGAATGAGAGCATTTATTGCAGAAATCGTCAGTATTGGGCGCTTACGCCATAGAAATTTAGTGCCACTGTTGGGTTATTGTCGGCGTAAAGGAGAGTTGCTTTTGGTATACGAGTTCATGTCCAATGGTAGTCTAGACAAGTTTCTGTACAACCAACCAAACTGCGCCCTCAACTGGAGCCAAAGATTTCGAGTCATCAAAGGAGTAGCGTTAGGATTACTGTATCTACACGAAGAATGGGAGCAAGTAGTGATCCACCGAGATGTAAAAGCCAGTAATGTATTGTTAGATGATGAACTGAATGGGAGATTAGGAGATTTCGGCCTGGCAAGGCTATACGATCACGGAACTCTCCCTCAAAGCACCCATGTAGCGGGATCTATTGGCTACCTTGCCCCTGAGCATAATAGGACTGGGATGGCAACAACGAGCACTGATGTGTATGCTTTTGGGGCGTTTTTGCTAGAGGTTGCCTGTGGAAGAAGGCCGATAGAACCCCGAGCAGAACCAGCAGATAATATCATTTTGGTTGATTGGGTATTTTCTTGCTGGAAAGCAGGTTGTGTACTCCAGGCAGTTGATCATAATTTGGGTAATGAGTATGTGAAAGAGGAAGCAGAATTGGTGTTGAAACTGGGCTTGCTATGCTCTCATTCAGAACCAAAGATTAGGCCAAGTATGAGACAAGTTCTGTTGTACTTGGAGGGATCAGTTGCCTTGCCAGATTTATCATCACTAGCCATGGGCGTTTCTGCTGTTGGCATTGGCTTCACCCATCCTGACTTCGAAGATATTACATCGTCATTTGCAACTTCCAGAGACAGATGTTACTCACATTCTGTAGCAGACTCCCTTCTGTCTGGTGGTCGGTAA